The Stigmatopora nigra isolate UIUO_SnigA chromosome 23, RoL_Snig_1.1, whole genome shotgun sequence genome includes the window ACTCTATTGACGTGGTGGCCATCATCCCCTACTTCATCACATTGGGCACCGAGCTGGCCGACGACCCCGAGGCCGAGGGCGAGGGTGCCGGGGGCGGCGGAGGCGGAGGAGGTGGCGGCGAGCAGGCCACCTCGCTGGCCATCCTTCGTGTGATCCGACTGGTGCGCGTCTTCCGCATCTTCAAGCTGTCGCGCCACTCCAAGGGCCTGCAGATCCTGGGTCAGACGCTGAAAGCCAGCATGCGCGAGCTGGGCctcctcatcttcttcctcttcatcggCGTCATCCTCTTCTCCAGCGCCGTCTACTTCGCCGAGGCCGAGGAGAAGGAGTCCTTCTTCACCAGCATCCCCGACGCCTTCTGGTGGGCGGTGGTGTCCATGACCACGGTGGGCTACGGCGACATGTATCCCGTCACCATCGGCGGCAAGATCGTGGGCTCGCTGTGCGCCATCGCCGGCGTGCTGACCATCGCGTTGCCCGTGCCCGTCATCGTCTCCAACTTCAACTACTTCTACCACCGCGAGACGGACGGCGAGGAGCAGGCACAACTGCTCCAGGTGGGCCGGCGGGATTCGGACGAGGCGTCTCGCCGCGACGACGCCTCCTCGCTGCTCAGCAAGTCCGACTACGCCGACAACAGCATCGACAACTTCCGCGAGGCCAACCTGCGCACCGCCAACtgcgcgccgccgccgccaccgtccGCCGGACACAACTGCGTCAACGCCCCCAAGATGCTGACGGACGTCTGAGAGGGCGGGGGCGCCGGAGCACTTCCTTCTCCGGTCTTGGAAAACTTTGGATTTGATTGGGAAGAAAGACGCATGTGAAAATAGCAGTGGTTTAAGGACACGTTTGAAATGAATCGGCCGACCGTTCGCtcctatttttgtattttatttttgataaatgCGGGATCTAATGGCCTCATTCTTTAATTTTGGGGAAAACAAGCATAGCATCACGACTGGAGTCCATTAGCCACGGAAGCTAATGCCGAACTCTCGGATGGAAAAGCACAACGACAAAGTGGGCGGAGCTCTTCCCGTCTCACCCGAGTCATTTCCAAGGCACCCACCGGAAAAGCAACGCccactttttttgtcaccttCATTATAGAGGGCCTTTTTGGGgaggaaaaccaaaaaaatccactccATGAGCttgttcactgccattgacagcgatggaCGTTTAAATcctgaacagaaaaaagatTCAGTCATTCTTTGGATTCCAAAATGGATTAAGGTGTGTGTCAAATTGTGTGTTTGACAAATCTTTTTGCACTTCATTTCGAGTAAATTGCTTgaaagcttaaaaaaataacaaaaaaaatcaacaacaacaatccaTTGGAAATGATTTTAACAAGTCATTTTCACTCTTACTGTACTTATGGTTTGAATGATGACTTATTTTAAACAATTGTCTTACCGgtatttttgtaaatgtacaTTACTACAAACATGACAAATATGTAACCGTTATTTTGATAAGGAAAACATTCTCCATTTGAAATTGGTAAGAATTCAATTTTAATCAACCATTAAAGTGTTCAATGTTTtatcttcaaaataaataaatgcaccaATTTTTAGCAGTGATTTCTTTTCAAGaaatgcagaagaaaaaaatatcaaaatcatCTAAGCGCACTTTCCCACAGTAGCCACTAGAGGGCAATTTTCTCGTAGGACGCTCACTGATTTGGACACAAACTTATGGCTTCTCGACCTTTGACCTCTGACCGAACGCCACCATAGGTGCAGGCCACCTATCTGAGTGATGACACCCAACAGTTTCCATTCCTGTCTTCCGTTACCATGGTGACCGTCTACGTCAAGTCAAATGCAAAAGACACTTTGAATAAACGTCTGGAATGGGTGCCTTCTTAATTCCTGTTTGTGTTCTCAGCTACAAAGTTTAAGGCCACAGTGGAGGAGGGGCTTGCATCCAAAATAGTCCGGCGAGCCAGGCGGCGGCCAGGAGTCGCGGTGACCTCCGTAGGCCCGTTAGCGCCTCTCACAAGGGGCGctcaaatgaaaaggaaaaaagaaattcATGTTGTTTTAAAGGAGACTAAAAGGAGCAAAGGAGACTTAAATGAGCTCAAATCCATCAACACACCATTCCAGTATTGTAGCGTAATTGAAACAAGTAgagaatatgtatttttatcatGAGGAGAGAGTTCACAAGTATTAATAAACAGGACAAAGGCAGCTCAAAtatgtttgtttcatttcagaAGATAGTGTACAATAACATAGTGAACAACCCTATCTATTTGATTGACGTTCCTCCAAAGTCGGTTGTGGCGGAAGTCCCGCCCTCCGCATGGGTTGACATGCGCGGGGCTTAAACGTCACATTCCCTTTCCCGTGGCTGTGAGCGAGACAACATGAAGGCGTCCGGCACAGTacgtaaaaatgacttttttcgcCTCGTCGTCTGACCGCACGCGAAATTTTAGCATATATATTCCATCATAAGGAAACGTTTCATTCTTTCGTTAGCTCACCCGTCTTCTAACTACCTCTCGAACGTTCATTTTGTCGCCTGTTTCGGCTCCGGTGTTTTTTGCCATACAATATGGCGTCGGGGCACCATGTGGACGACGGCGAGTCCCAGTAGCCAGCTAATGTGGAATACATTGCTATATTTCCCCTGTGTTAGGGAACAATATCGtcattttgcgtttttttttgtgccaaacGTATGACTACGTGTCACTGGCTTCATACTTTCTCAAAATATGTGCAATGGAATAGTTCTCCGGAAttagccacccccccccccacacacacacactgcagtACTCAGTGTACACTGCTAGCATAAATTTCTAATTACTACCCAACTATAACTTGACTGTTGAAGACACCAACAAACAAAAGTATTTGCAATTCAGCATTTTTCCACATATTAATGAACCCAAATCCACTAGAACGAGCATTAAACGGTAGACGTCCACTCCCATTTGAAAGATGTGgacaatgtttgttttctgcCGCCGTCCCTCTaaatgggttggacgtctatAAGCGCCAAACATATTTTCCCACGTGAAAAAATGTCCGCAGGCTAACTCAACGGTCACACGCTTTCAGTAGTGTGACTGACGCAAAGCTTGCGTATATCAAACTTGGACCTCGTCGCCTTTCCTCGGCTGCCGTGCCGCCGAAAGTGAAGCGAGGTCGGACAAAGCCATCGCCGTGTCCGTCGACCCGACTGACGGTGtcccgtttttttccccccggcAGCTGCGAGAGTATAAGGTGGTCGGGCGACTGCTCCCTTCGGCCAAGAACCCCACCCCGCCGCTGTACCGCATGCGCATCTTCGCCCCCAACCATGTGGTGGCCAAGTCCCGCTTCTGGTACTTTGTGTCTCAActgaggaagatgaagaaggcCAACGGCGAGACTGTCTATTGCGGACAGGTGCGTACTCTCCCCTCCCCTGGGATTTTTCCCAATTGACGACCGAGCGGTCGCCCCTTGCAGGTCTACGAGAGGACCCCCCTGAAGGTGAAGAACTTTGGCATCTGGCTGCGTTACGACTCGCGTAGCGGCACCCACAACATGTACCGCGAGTACCGAGATCTGACCACCGCCGCAGCCGTCACGCAGTGCTGTGAGTGCGCCCCACTCTTGCCGCGCCCTATTTTGTTAATTTGCCACGTGACTAATTTGCTGTGCCTCTGCAGATCGTGACATGGGCGCTCGCCATCGTGCACGGGCCCACGCCATCCAGATCATGAAGGTGCAGGTGATCCCGGCCAACAAGTGTCGTCGACCCGCTATCAAGCAGTTCCACGTGAGTCGCCCGGTGCTCGAAAGTCGACGGTTTGCTATGGGGGTACAaatagattatttattttggttCGTGCCAACGTcctatttttttggtctttcaGGACTCCAAGATCAAGTTCCCGCTGCCGCATCGCGTACTGCGCCTTCAACACAAGCCCCGTTTCACCACCAAGAGACCAAACACCTGCTTCTAAATGTGTTGTTCCAAATAAAAGTTCTTGTTTGTTTGGAAATAGCTGCGTCGCACGCTTTTATTTTGACCTATCGTGGGAAATGACGTTTTTGAGGGGCTTCATCTAAGGGGTGATTATTTAGAGAACTGTTTTGATGCACCCCGGCTTTATCGGGAACCAAACAAATgcttgaaatgttaaaaaacaaatttgacaTGTTGATATCTGGACTCCCGTATATGGTTTTCCCAAAGAGATCTGTGGTACTAATGTAGATTTAGCACAGTTTTCTATCGTCGTCCATGGAAGCTAATagctatatattatatttatatattatttattatacatatatacatgcctGGTTGAACACGAGTGACAAAAGGCTTGATTTTGACATTACACTCTATTCCACCAGGAGGCGCTAGAGCTCCCCAGTAGGGCAGGCTAGAAGAAGCAATTCCGGGTCGCTGAACCGGATGCAGAGTGAGTAGACACGCCGCGCAGCAGTGGCAGCACAAGCAGCCTCTAACTTCGCCGGAAAGCACTTCAAAATCGGCGCCGGCCGCCTCTTTCTCCCCTCAGCCGCCGAACGCCGACACAGCGTTAAACGTCACTCGGACGAAGGGAAGGTAAGATAGACTCGCCCGAGGGGCAACCGTGGGAATGACGACGGGGGCCAGTGGAAAGGGAGTGTGGGGGGTGTTCACTTGTTGGCCAACGAGCGCCTCGTCACGAAGGTTCGTGCGTTTTCTTGAAAAGCTTCAAATGTCGGCTTCGAATGCAACACACGCGTCACGTGTCAACTCCAACGAGCCCGTCTCAGTCGGGGCTAAAGCGACACGTAACGCTGGGGCCAATGGGCCTCATGCGGGGGCTCCCCCACACTGTCACTCAATGCCCGAGCGAAGCCCCCAGCATCACGTGACCGCTGTCCATTCTTCGGACTGCATTTCCCATCCATTTGAACCGGGAGGGTCGTCCGGCTTCGAGCCACCCGCTTAGCCGTCCTGCTTTTGGGTCCATGTGCGCAGATGCGAGGAAGCCGCCCGCGGCGGCCCCAGCAGACGACAGCGGACCCGAGCTAACCCTCCGATGGCCTGCCTGCCTGGCTACGTCGTCGCCGCGCACATGGACGAGCAGGCGCTGATGGGGCTCGACCCCGGCGCCGACGCACGCCACCGCCACAGGGTAAGACGCCCGCTTCCGTCTGCCTCACGCCGACGTCGACCGTCATATATTTTGTGTGCTGCAGGCGATGGCGTACTTCGAGCAACTGAAAGAGTCGCAGGACGCCTGGGAAGTGTGCGCACAAGCGCTCGCCAAAGGACTATACAAGTGAGTGGCCGGATGAACGCCGCGTATGGCGAGACGGGCGTCTGTCAAGCTCGTTTTATTGTTTTGGTCCGCAGCGAGGACCACGTCAAGTTCTTCTGCTTCCAAGTCCTGGAGCATCAGATCAAATTCAGGTGAGTGGGCGGGGCTAGAGCCGCCCAGAGTCGGGGCTGACGTTGCGATGGTTGTGGTCGCAGGCACGCCGGGCTGAGCGGCGGTCAGCGACAGCTCCTCCGAGAGACGCTGATGAAGTGGCTTCAGTCTCAGGTGGGTCTCGGCGCCGAGGCGACCGTGACACCGCCCACGACGAGGGTCATCACCCCCCTCCCGTGCACGCAGCTGGAACGGCCGCAGCCCGAGAAGATCTTCGTCCGCAACAAAGCGGCGCAGGTGTTGGCATTGACCTTCGTGGCCGAGTACCCGGCGCTCTGGCCCGAGTTCTTCTTCGACATCCTGGCGCTGGTGGGCCTCAACCCGCACGGCGTGGACATCTACCTGCGCACGCTCATGGCCGTGGACGGCGAGGTGGCGGACAAGGACATCGCGCGGGCGCCAGAGGTAGCGCCGCTTACCGGAGCGCCGTCTGGTCCGGTCTGGTCTGCATCGTGCTTTGCGTGCAGGTGACGCGGCGCAACACCATGATCAAAGATGCCATGCGGGAGCGCTGCATCCCGGGCCTGGTGGAGTCTTGGTTCCAGATCTTGCACACGTACCAGCTCAGCCACCCCGAGCTCACTTGTCAGTGCCTGGAGGTGGTGGGCGCTTACGTGTCCTGGATCGACCTGGGCCTCATCGCCAACGAACGGTGGGTTGCTCCGCCCCTTGGCCCGCACGCCCACCCGCTAATGTCCGTCCCTCCCCAGGTTCGTCAACCTCCTGCTCGGCCACATGTCGGTAGAGGAGCTGCGCGAGGAGGCCTGCGACTGCCTGCTGGAGATCGTCAACAAGGGCATGGACCCCGTGGACAAAACCAAACTGGTGGAATCGCTCTGCGCCGTTCTGCAAGCCGCCGGGTTCTTCAACGTGGAGCGGGTGGGTGGACTCATCTCGCCGCGCAGCCGTGTCGGTAGGCTGGGCGCGCTCTCACGTACCCTTTTTGGCCGAAGGAGGAGGATGTGGACTTCTTGGCCAAGTTCTCACGCTTGGTCAATGGGATGGGCCAGAGCCTGGTCACCAGCTGGACCAAGTTGGCCAAGGCGGGCGGCGCCGAGGAAGCCAACGCCGCGCTGGACGCGCTGGAGGCCAAAGTGGCGCTGGCTCTACGCCTCCTGGCGCACCCTGACGATGACATCTCCGCCAACGTGGTGGCCTTCTGCTACGAGTACCTGCAGGTCCTCAAACAGGTGACCCGCCCGTGCGTGCACATGTCGGCCCGGGATGGACCCTCGCTCAACCCCATTCTTCTCGTCTCATCCACAGCTGCCCGATTTCGGCGACGGCCGCAGGACCAATGTGGAGGTACGCCCAGCTGTTTATTATGATTTCAACATGGATGCCAAAACGGTAgctaaaaatgtcctttttttgacTGTAACAGGCAATCCTGCTGGCTGTCATTAAGAAGTTGACATACGAtgacgagtacaattttgacaATGAGGTACGGACTTCCGTTATGACGTGTCTGCTGCCATCTTCACTTACGTCCGTCCGTCTATCTGCCGTGCCCGACAGGGCGAGGACGAGGCCATGTTCGTGGAGTACAGGAAGCAGTTGAAGATGCTGCTGGACCGTCTGGCCCAGGTGTCGCCCGAGCTGGTCTTGGTCACGGTCCGGCGAGTCTTTGCCGACGCCATGGGGTGAGCACTTCCCCCGCTGGCTGGCGTGGGTCCGCCACCGAGGCTGACTCATGCCGGGTCTGGTCCGCCAGGAAATGGCAGAGTGCCTCCTTCATGGAGGTGGAGGTGGCCATCCGGCTGCTCTACATGCTGGGGGAAGCGCTGCCCGCCTCGCACGGAGCGCACTTTTCGGGGGACGCCGTCAAGACCGGGGCGCTGCAGGACATGATGACCACGGTGGGCGGAGCCCCAGACGGACAGGGGGTTGTGGGGATTCTGGCTCACCtctccgctttttttttttctcctcccagTTGGTCACGTGTGGCGTGAGCGGCTACCCGCACACGTGCGTCTCGCTGGAGTTCTTCGAGACGGTGGTCCGATACGACAAATTCTTCGTGGTGGAGCCGCAGCACATTCCCAACGTTTTGGTATGGatgggcggggggggggggtctgatGGTTAAGCAGCCATGGGCCCACCTGAAAGTCTTTGTCTGGCACACAGATGGCTTTTCTGGAC containing:
- the LOC144181222 gene encoding potassium voltage-gated channel subfamily A member 1-like; amino-acid sequence: MTVACGDNADECATLPGHPQDEDCDGHECCERVVINVSGLRFETRLKTLAHFPDTLLGNPKKRMRYFDPLRNEYFFDRNRPSFDAILYYYQSGGRLRRPVNVPLDMFSEEIKFYELGAEAMEKFREDEGFIREEERPLPDKEFQRQIWLLFEHPESSGPARGIAIVSVMVILISIVIFCLETLPDLKEDAGERRRAAAAAGNGTSYHRTDILSDPFFMVETLCIIWFSFELLVRFFACPSKTAFFRNMMNSIDVVAIIPYFITLGTELADDPEAEGEGAGGGGGGGGGGEQATSLAILRVIRLVRVFRIFKLSRHSKGLQILGQTLKASMRELGLLIFFLFIGVILFSSAVYFAEAEEKESFFTSIPDAFWWAVVSMTTVGYGDMYPVTIGGKIVGSLCAIAGVLTIALPVPVIVSNFNYFYHRETDGEEQAQLLQVGRRDSDEASRRDDASSLLSKSDYADNSIDNFREANLRTANCAPPPPPSAGHNCVNAPKMLTDV
- the rpl18a gene encoding large ribosomal subunit protein eL20, whose product is MKASGTLREYKVVGRLLPSAKNPTPPLYRMRIFAPNHVVAKSRFWYFVSQLRKMKKANGETVYCGQVYERTPLKVKNFGIWLRYDSRSGTHNMYREYRDLTTAAAVTQCYRDMGARHRARAHAIQIMKVQVIPANKCRRPAIKQFHDSKIKFPLPHRVLRLQHKPRFTTKRPNTCF
- the xpot gene encoding exportin-T codes for the protein MACLPGYVVAAHMDEQALMGLDPGADARHRHRAMAYFEQLKESQDAWEVCAQALAKGLYNEDHVKFFCFQVLEHQIKFRHAGLSGGQRQLLRETLMKWLQSQLERPQPEKIFVRNKAAQVLALTFVAEYPALWPEFFFDILALVGLNPHGVDIYLRTLMAVDGEVADKDIARAPEVTRRNTMIKDAMRERCIPGLVESWFQILHTYQLSHPELTCQCLEVVGAYVSWIDLGLIANERFVNLLLGHMSVEELREEACDCLLEIVNKGMDPVDKTKLVESLCAVLQAAGFFNVEREEDVDFLAKFSRLVNGMGQSLVTSWTKLAKAGGAEEANAALDALEAKVALALRLLAHPDDDISANVVAFCYEYLQVLKQLPDFGDGRRTNVEAILLAVIKKLTYDDEYNFDNEGEDEAMFVEYRKQLKMLLDRLAQVSPELVLVTVRRVFADAMGKWQSASFMEVEVAIRLLYMLGEALPASHGAHFSGDAVKTGALQDMMTTLVTCGVSGYPHTCVSLEFFETVVRYDKFFVVEPQHIPNVLMAFLDQRGLRHDSPKVRSRVAYLFSRFVKTLHKHMTLYVEDILTRIQDLLELAPPHKNFPAALTGDDQLFMFEAAGVLIVGGECAAEHKRVMMRGLLAPLMDAFAPLLDKLAAETDEEAREALADCLCHAVGFVSRTSKAFSNKQTVKQCGCTEVYRDCLLAFLPALSCPVQRGALRGCVRSFLHRMIICMEEEVLPFIPAASEHMLKDCEARDLQELIPLISQITAKFKMQVSPFLQQIFMPLVLAIFEALARPADDNDQAAALEKQMLRRSYFTFVQTVASSGMNEVLANQGAENVERVVFTVIQGAVDFPDPVAQKTCFTVLARLVELWGGEAGMAGFADFTYKHIVPACFLAPLKPTFDLSDAQTMLTLSEVAVTLKTVFTKQGPQLLDFLQRDYLPSLHVSPEVAQELCHVLQQPDAKVLKTYLKVFFQRAKL